In Paraflavitalea devenefica, the following are encoded in one genomic region:
- a CDS encoding efflux RND transporter permease subunit: MWGSLARFILRFRWTLLFLLLAVTGFMTWHAIKVQLSYEFTRAIPTDNPKYQAYQAFRQQFGEDGNLLVIGVQTEQLFTEKIFNDYVALVADLKKVQAVEDVLNVPAATNLLRDSAAEKLNPSPVFPPGPLSQAAIDSSVAVFHSLPFYQGLLYNPATSAYLIGIRINKDVLNSKKRNDVVADIIKVGDAFGKKHTIEMHYSGLPLVRTNIATKVAREMQWFLLGSIILSAILLLISFRSFSAMGLSLAVVIIGVLWSLGTMVLMGYKITILNALIPPLVVVIGIPNCIYFLNKFHTAWNDTAHIADPATRKHTALTEMISRMGIVTLFCNIAAAIGFGVFALTKSAVLKEFGFVAGINIMALFFISIIFIPVVLSFLPPPKSRHTRYLDNKWLLSVLDRLEIWSVSHRAIIYLVTGVLLIAAVAGIFRLRSEGFMVDDLPKTDKIYTDLKFFEKHFKGVMPLEIVVDTKRKNGLRANMLQTFGKIDSLSAFITAQPEMARPLSIVEGLKFARQAYYEGDSVQYGLPTSFDIGFLAQYLGSKAEDSTGKQNNFTRVVRSFMDSTRQRTRVSVNMADVGSKRLPELIQSIQNKSSQLFDTARYQVEFTGTTVTFLEGSAFIINGLKESIGWAFLLIALCMLYLFRSFKILLCSLVPNIIPLIITAGVMGWTGVAIKPSTVLVFSVALGIAIDITIRFLVNYKQELQGSDKSPQEIVISTIHKTGISIIYTSLVLIAGFVIFCFSAFGGTQALGWLTSLTLVLATLTNLIFLPTLLMTFVKKERKQ; this comes from the coding sequence ATGTGGGGAAGCCTTGCACGTTTTATACTACGATTCCGCTGGACATTACTTTTTCTGTTACTGGCCGTTACCGGTTTCATGACCTGGCATGCTATCAAAGTGCAGTTGAGCTATGAATTTACCAGGGCCATCCCCACCGACAATCCCAAATACCAGGCCTACCAGGCATTCCGCCAGCAGTTTGGAGAAGATGGCAACCTGCTCGTCATTGGTGTGCAAACAGAACAACTATTCACCGAAAAAATATTCAATGACTACGTGGCCCTCGTGGCCGACCTGAAAAAAGTGCAGGCGGTAGAAGATGTATTAAACGTGCCGGCTGCTACCAACCTGCTCAGGGATTCTGCGGCTGAAAAACTCAATCCGTCACCGGTATTTCCCCCCGGTCCGCTGTCTCAGGCTGCTATTGACAGCAGTGTGGCCGTTTTCCACAGCCTGCCTTTCTACCAGGGATTACTATACAATCCGGCTACATCAGCTTACTTAATAGGTATCCGCATCAACAAAGACGTGCTCAATTCAAAAAAGCGGAATGATGTAGTGGCAGATATCATAAAAGTAGGCGATGCTTTTGGCAAAAAGCACACCATAGAAATGCATTACAGCGGCCTGCCGCTGGTGCGCACCAACATTGCTACCAAGGTAGCCCGGGAAATGCAATGGTTCCTGCTGGGGTCTATCATCCTGTCGGCTATCCTGCTGCTCATCTCTTTTCGCAGCTTCAGCGCCATGGGCCTCTCGCTGGCGGTGGTCATCATTGGTGTACTATGGAGCCTGGGCACCATGGTGCTCATGGGGTATAAAATCACCATCCTCAATGCCCTCATACCCCCGCTGGTGGTGGTCATAGGTATTCCCAACTGTATCTACTTCTTAAACAAATTTCATACGGCCTGGAATGATACGGCGCATATTGCCGATCCGGCGACCAGGAAACATACAGCTCTTACTGAAATGATCAGCCGCATGGGCATTGTAACGCTCTTCTGTAACATTGCGGCCGCCATCGGTTTTGGTGTATTTGCGCTCACCAAAAGTGCGGTGCTCAAAGAATTTGGATTTGTGGCAGGGATCAACATCATGGCCCTCTTCTTCATTTCCATCATATTTATTCCGGTAGTATTGAGCTTTTTGCCGCCGCCCAAATCACGTCATACCCGTTACCTCGATAACAAATGGTTGCTCTCTGTATTGGACAGGCTGGAAATATGGTCGGTAAGTCACCGTGCCATCATCTACCTCGTTACCGGCGTGCTGCTCATAGCGGCAGTGGCCGGCATCTTCCGCCTTCGTTCAGAGGGCTTCATGGTGGATGACCTGCCCAAAACAGATAAGATCTATACCGACCTCAAATTCTTTGAAAAGCACTTTAAGGGCGTCATGCCACTGGAAATAGTGGTAGATACCAAAAGGAAGAACGGGCTCCGGGCCAACATGCTGCAAACCTTTGGTAAAATTGATTCCCTCTCGGCTTTCATCACTGCCCAGCCGGAAATGGCGCGGCCGCTCTCCATTGTGGAGGGGCTGAAATTTGCCCGGCAGGCTTACTATGAGGGAGATAGCGTACAATATGGCCTGCCCACCAGCTTCGACATCGGTTTCCTGGCCCAGTACCTGGGCAGCAAAGCCGAAGACAGCACAGGCAAACAAAACAACTTTACACGGGTGGTGCGTTCTTTCATGGACAGTACCCGCCAGCGTACCCGTGTCAGTGTGAACATGGCCGATGTGGGCAGCAAGCGTTTGCCCGAGCTCATTCAGTCTATACAGAACAAAAGCAGCCAGTTATTCGATACAGCCAGGTACCAGGTTGAATTTACCGGCACTACTGTAACCTTCCTCGAAGGCAGTGCCTTCATCATCAATGGACTCAAAGAAAGTATAGGCTGGGCCTTCCTGCTCATCGCCCTTTGTATGTTGTACCTCTTCAGGTCCTTTAAGATCCTCTTGTGTTCGCTCGTGCCGAACATCATTCCGCTCATCATTACCGCCGGGGTAATGGGCTGGACCGGCGTGGCCATTAAACCTTCTACCGTATTGGTATTCTCGGTAGCCCTTGGTATTGCCATTGACATTACCATCCGCTTCCTGGTCAACTATAAACAGGAGCTGCAGGGCAGTGATAAATCCCCGCAGGAAATAGTCATCAGCACCATTCATAAAACGGGTATCAGCATCATCTATACCTCACTGGTGCTTATTGCAGGGTTTGTCATCTTCTGTTTTAGTGCATTTGGGGGCACCCAGGCATTGGGGTGGCTTACTTCCCTCACCCTGGTACTGGCTACCCTTACCAACCTCATCTTCCTGCCTACCTTGCTCATGACTTTTGTAAAAAAAGAGCGCAAGCAATAA